The Stigmatella ashevillena genomic sequence GTTGTCCCCCATGACGTAGGCGTTGGTGGAGTCGAAGATGGCCGAGTGCGGGTTGCCGTTGAAGTCGATGGAGACCGTCTGGTCCTCGCTGTACTGGAGGATGCCCTTGAGGGGGCCCTCGGCGTTCTTGCGGAACGCGGCCTTCAGCTCGTCCTCGGTCACCGTCTTGGTGGTCACCACCGTCAGGTCCACCAGGGACACGTTCGGGGTGGGGACGCGGATGGCCAAGCCGTGCATCTTGCCCTTGAGCGCCGGGAGCACCTCGCCGATCGCCTTCGCGGCGCCCGTGCTGGTGGGGATCATCGAGAGCGCGGCCGCGCGCGAGCGGCGCATGTCCTCGTGCGCCAGGTCCAGCACGCGCTGGTCGTTGGTGTAGCTGTGCACCGTCGTCATCAGGCCCTTCTCGATGCCGAAGTTCTCCAGCAGCGTCTTGGCCACCGGCGCCAGGCAGTTGGTGGTGCACGAGGCGTTGGAGATGACGTGGTGCTTGGCCGGATCATACTGCTCGTGGTTGATGCCGTAGGCCAGCGTGAGGTCCGGGCCCTTCGCAGGCGCCGAGATGATGACCTTCCGGGCGCCCGCCTTCAGGTGCTTCTCGGCCCCCTCGCGCGCGGTGAAGCGGCCGGTGCACTCCAGCACGATGTCCGCGCCCAAGGACTTCCAGGGCAGGACCGT encodes the following:
- the gap gene encoding type I glyceraldehyde-3-phosphate dehydrogenase, whose product is MATKIAINGFGRIGRCVLRAVLSRKEKDIEVVAINDLDKPSSLAYLFKYDSVHRTWPGEVKATDKGIIVDGHTIAVTAEKDPTVLPWKSLGADIVLECTGRFTAREGAEKHLKAGARKVIISAPAKGPDLTLAYGINHEQYDPAKHHVISNASCTTNCLAPVAKTLLENFGIEKGLMTTVHSYTNDQRVLDLAHEDMRRSRAAALSMIPTSTGAAKAIGEVLPALKGKMHGLAIRVPTPNVSLVDLTVVTTKTVTEDELKAAFRKNAEGPLKGILQYSEDQTVSIDFNGNPHSAIFDSTNAYVMGDNLVKVMAWYDNEWGFSNRMVDTTKFLASKGF